In Nocardioides sp. InS609-2, a single genomic region encodes these proteins:
- the rpmJ gene encoding 50S ribosomal protein L36, protein MKVNPSVKPMCDKCKVIRRHGRVMVICENPRHKQRQG, encoded by the coding sequence GTGAAGGTCAACCCCAGCGTCAAGCCGATGTGCGACAAGTGCAAGGTCATTCGTCGTCACGGCCGCGTCATGGTCATCTGTGAGAACCCGCGACACAAGCAGCGCCAGGGTTAA
- the infA gene encoding translation initiation factor IF-1 has protein sequence MPKKEGVIEIEGTVVEALPNAMFRVELTNGHKVLAHISGKMRQHYIRILPEDRVVVELSPYDLTRGRIVYRYK, from the coding sequence ATGCCGAAGAAAGAAGGCGTGATCGAGATCGAGGGCACCGTAGTGGAGGCCCTTCCCAACGCCATGTTCCGGGTCGAGCTGACCAACGGACACAAGGTGCTCGCCCACATCAGCGGCAAGATGCGCCAGCACTACATCCGGATCCTCCCTGAGGACCGCGTGGTGGTGGAGCTGTCGCCGTACGACCTCACACGGGGTCGCATCGTCTACCGCTACAAGTAA
- a CDS encoding transglutaminase-like domain-containing protein, whose translation MTSLDTQTQTRRRARADWPGVPRLLDLVFVVALTSLALSGFASSFTGQGYLVVGIVGTVLAVAISALFRALRWPVVAAVLTLVVVFFLFGGPLCLRSIGDTAYVPGGRTLGELTDQLLFGWKDMLTTLPPVDGTGPLLVLPWTLGLVSGFIGAQLVHLQTRRSWLTALLPVLACALALVVVIGLGVRHPQSLWLQGVGFAALALGWLALRGRRESAAVRGGSRGIGRSVAGVALLGAAAVLALPVANAAMGADTDRTVLRSYVEPPFDIGRYPSLLASFRNYVELPATAREERPTNVFEKELFRVTGAPNGSRVRFATLDSYDGMVWGASNDALPGEAEDSFQRVSSVIDNQVSGDAVKATVTLGEGYRGVWLPVIGALQSMEFESGEPGVKGESFRYNLATSTAVVPSGLHPGDRYSFTAVAPDEAVTAADAPSSQTGVPADGTGFLDGPASKWTEEANTPMERVFAVADHLKTEGRYSDGVKKSERTYYPGHGIQRLSDGFVNAEVMVGNDEQYAATMALMANKIGVPARVVMGAVVPAGGVVTGEDVSAWVELRLADGSWRTLPTEAFMSDRPPSEQQPQTQEPLSGTVVPPPAPIPPPSDLGEQSDSDLRAKMANKPSDKLQAEGDGLPAWVATVVIYVGIPLLVIALCLGSIIAAKVLRRRRRRSAAAVSTRFVGAWRELVDHALDLGQQVPLTSTVTRREQSGSITSKRAAALAREADSSVWGPEVPAAESAESYWARIDKERRAMSRTVGRRTRWFAAVNITTFRPGFLRR comes from the coding sequence ATGACGAGCCTCGACACCCAGACCCAGACCCGGCGGCGGGCGCGCGCCGACTGGCCCGGCGTCCCACGCCTCCTCGACCTCGTGTTCGTGGTGGCCCTTACCTCTTTGGCCCTGAGTGGCTTCGCCTCGTCGTTCACCGGCCAGGGCTACCTCGTCGTCGGCATCGTCGGCACCGTCCTCGCTGTCGCGATCTCCGCGCTCTTCCGCGCGCTGCGCTGGCCCGTGGTGGCGGCGGTGCTCACGCTGGTCGTCGTGTTCTTCCTGTTCGGGGGCCCGCTGTGCCTGCGCTCGATCGGCGACACGGCGTACGTCCCGGGTGGACGCACGCTCGGCGAGCTGACCGACCAGCTGTTGTTCGGCTGGAAGGACATGCTCACCACGCTGCCCCCGGTCGACGGCACCGGGCCGCTGCTGGTGCTGCCGTGGACGCTCGGCCTGGTGTCGGGCTTCATCGGTGCCCAGCTGGTGCACCTCCAGACCAGGCGCTCGTGGCTCACCGCCCTGCTGCCCGTGCTGGCCTGCGCTCTCGCGCTCGTCGTCGTCATCGGGCTCGGCGTCCGACACCCGCAGTCGCTGTGGCTGCAGGGCGTGGGCTTCGCAGCCCTGGCGCTCGGCTGGCTGGCGCTCCGTGGCCGCCGCGAGAGCGCGGCCGTCCGGGGCGGCAGCCGCGGCATCGGGCGCAGCGTCGCCGGCGTCGCACTGCTGGGCGCTGCAGCCGTGCTCGCCCTGCCCGTGGCCAACGCGGCGATGGGCGCCGACACCGACCGCACCGTGCTGCGCTCCTACGTCGAGCCGCCGTTCGACATCGGCCGCTACCCCTCGCTGCTGGCGTCGTTCCGCAACTACGTAGAGCTGCCCGCGACGGCACGCGAGGAACGGCCGACCAACGTCTTCGAGAAGGAGCTGTTCCGCGTCACCGGTGCCCCCAACGGCAGCCGGGTGCGGTTCGCGACGCTCGACAGCTACGACGGCATGGTGTGGGGGGCGTCCAACGACGCCCTGCCCGGCGAGGCCGAGGACTCCTTCCAGCGGGTCTCGTCGGTCATCGACAACCAGGTCTCCGGAGACGCGGTCAAGGCCACGGTGACCCTCGGTGAGGGCTACCGCGGCGTCTGGCTGCCCGTGATCGGCGCGCTCCAGTCGATGGAGTTCGAGAGCGGCGAGCCGGGCGTCAAGGGCGAGTCGTTCCGCTACAACCTCGCGACCTCGACTGCCGTCGTACCGTCCGGGCTGCACCCCGGCGACCGCTACTCCTTCACTGCCGTGGCTCCTGACGAGGCCGTCACCGCCGCTGATGCGCCCTCGAGCCAGACCGGCGTGCCCGCCGACGGCACCGGTTTCCTCGACGGCCCGGCCTCCAAGTGGACCGAGGAGGCGAACACACCCATGGAGCGGGTGTTCGCGGTGGCCGATCACCTCAAGACCGAGGGCCGCTACTCCGACGGAGTCAAGAAGTCCGAGCGCACCTACTACCCCGGACACGGCATCCAGCGGCTCTCCGACGGCTTCGTCAACGCCGAGGTCATGGTCGGCAACGACGAGCAGTACGCCGCGACGATGGCGCTGATGGCCAACAAGATCGGGGTCCCGGCCCGGGTGGTCATGGGTGCTGTCGTACCCGCGGGCGGCGTCGTGACCGGCGAGGACGTCTCGGCCTGGGTCGAGCTGCGGCTCGCCGACGGTTCGTGGCGCACCCTGCCGACCGAGGCGTTCATGTCCGACCGGCCGCCTTCGGAGCAGCAGCCCCAGACCCAGGAGCCGCTCAGCGGCACGGTCGTGCCCCCGCCGGCGCCGATCCCGCCGCCGTCGGACCTCGGTGAGCAGTCCGACTCCGACCTGCGGGCCAAGATGGCCAACAAGCCGTCCGACAAGTTGCAGGCAGAGGGCGACGGGCTGCCCGCGTGGGTGGCCACCGTGGTGATCTATGTCGGCATCCCGCTGCTGGTCATCGCGTTGTGCCTCGGCTCCATCATTGCCGCCAAGGTGCTCCGCCGGCGCCGTCGCCGCTCCGCCGCTGCGGTATCCACGCGGTTCGTCGGCGCCTGGCGCGAGCTGGTCGACCACGCCCTCGACCTCGGTCAGCAGGTGCCGCTCACGAGCACCGTGACCCGCCGCGAGCAGTCCGGCTCGATCACGTCCAAGCGGGCCGCCGCCCTGGCCCGGGAGGCCGACAGCTCGGTCTGGGGGCCGGAGGTGCCCGCGGCCGAGAGCGCCGAGTCCTACTGGGCGCGCATCGACAAGGAGCGCCGCGCGATGTCGCGCACGGTGGGCCGGCGTACCCGCTGGTTTGCCGCGGTCAACATCACCACGTTCAGGCCAGGGTTCCTGCGTCGCTGA
- a CDS encoding DUF58 domain-containing protein, which translates to MADTKPLDQILGIVKPVGWVILGIGVGAALVAQTAHWRELGVIAAACLLLLVLAAPFLLGRTNVRVDLGLEPERVMAGESAAASVLVTNTAGRRLLPTTLEVPVGSAVHRYGIGSLAPGAGNEETFTIRTERRGVIPVGPAITRRGDPLGIFSRDVTWTPVREVLVRPPLLPLESLGAGLLRDLEGVSTDAISQSDLAFHALREYAPGDDLRHIHWRSSAKVMASTGESALLVRQYLDTRRSHATLVVEDQLSAWPDPDDFEMAMAVAASIAVRAILDDFEVSFVCGKQASSGADGHLALDSVCRADFGNVGLVNTGRRAVSVAPDTSLCFFITGPGCEFRDVQRASAAFPPEVRRFAILIDPAGRSRVSEAGGLPVLHLAAKDDLAGLLRWSVR; encoded by the coding sequence ATGGCCGACACCAAGCCTCTCGACCAGATCCTGGGGATCGTCAAGCCTGTGGGCTGGGTGATCCTCGGGATCGGCGTGGGCGCAGCCTTGGTCGCCCAGACGGCGCACTGGCGCGAGCTGGGCGTGATCGCCGCGGCCTGCCTGCTCCTGCTCGTGCTCGCCGCACCGTTCCTGCTGGGCCGCACCAACGTGCGTGTCGACCTCGGCCTCGAGCCGGAGCGAGTAATGGCGGGGGAGTCCGCCGCGGCGAGCGTGCTGGTGACCAACACCGCCGGGCGACGACTGCTGCCCACCACGCTCGAGGTGCCGGTCGGCTCGGCCGTGCACCGCTACGGCATCGGCTCGCTGGCACCCGGGGCCGGCAACGAAGAGACGTTCACCATCCGCACCGAGCGTCGCGGGGTCATTCCCGTCGGCCCGGCGATCACGCGGCGCGGTGACCCACTCGGCATCTTCTCCCGTGACGTGACCTGGACGCCGGTCCGCGAGGTGCTCGTGCGGCCGCCGCTGCTGCCCCTGGAGTCCCTGGGAGCCGGCCTCCTGCGCGACCTCGAGGGCGTCTCCACCGACGCGATCTCGCAGAGCGACCTGGCCTTCCATGCCCTGCGCGAGTACGCCCCCGGCGACGACCTGCGCCACATCCACTGGCGCTCGTCGGCCAAGGTGATGGCCTCGACCGGTGAGTCGGCGCTGCTCGTCCGGCAGTACCTCGACACGCGTCGCAGCCACGCGACGCTGGTCGTCGAGGACCAGCTGTCGGCCTGGCCCGATCCCGACGACTTCGAGATGGCTATGGCCGTGGCCGCGTCGATCGCCGTACGCGCGATCTTGGACGACTTCGAGGTCTCGTTCGTCTGCGGCAAGCAGGCGTCGTCCGGCGCCGACGGTCACCTGGCGCTCGACTCGGTCTGCCGGGCCGACTTCGGAAACGTTGGGCTGGTCAACACCGGGCGACGTGCCGTCTCCGTCGCGCCCGACACCAGTCTCTGCTTCTTCATCACCGGCCCGGGCTGCGAGTTCCGCGACGTGCAGCGCGCGTCGGCGGCCTTCCCGCCCGAAGTACGCCGCTTCGCCATCCTGATCGACCCCGCCGGCCGCAGCCGGGTGAGCGAGGCCGGCGGACTCCCGGTCCTGCACCTGGCCGCCAAGGACGACCTGGCCGGGCTGCTGCGCTGGAGCGTGCGATGA
- a CDS encoding MoxR family ATPase, with protein MTISHEQADWFKETFDQLTDNMEKAVLGKRHVVRLALTCLLSEGHILLEDFPGTGKTMLARALANTVQGSHARIQFTPDLLPSDVTGVTVYDQHKGTFEFHPGPIFHTIVLADEINRASPKTQSALLEVMEESRVTIDGVAHSVGRPFLVIATQNPIEQAGTYRLPEAQLDRFLMKASMGYPDRAATIELLVNAAVRDRASLVTPVITAETIAQMSGLADQVYVDPAVIGYVAELAEESRRQPHVKLGLSPRGGLAFIRVAKTWAAADGRDHVVPDDIKELAEPVLCHRVLLDAEAQFSGVTVETVISRLLDAVSPPTDRVA; from the coding sequence ATGACGATCTCGCACGAGCAGGCCGACTGGTTCAAGGAGACCTTCGACCAGCTGACCGACAACATGGAGAAGGCCGTCCTCGGCAAGCGCCACGTCGTACGCCTCGCCCTGACCTGCTTGCTCTCCGAGGGCCACATCCTGCTCGAGGACTTCCCCGGCACGGGCAAGACGATGCTGGCGCGAGCGCTCGCCAACACCGTCCAGGGCAGCCATGCCCGCATCCAGTTCACGCCCGACCTGCTGCCCTCCGACGTCACCGGCGTGACCGTCTATGACCAGCACAAGGGCACGTTCGAGTTCCATCCCGGTCCGATCTTCCACACGATCGTGCTGGCCGACGAGATCAACCGGGCCTCGCCCAAGACCCAGTCGGCGCTGCTCGAGGTGATGGAGGAGAGCCGGGTCACCATCGACGGCGTCGCCCACTCCGTCGGCCGCCCGTTCCTGGTCATCGCGACCCAGAATCCCATCGAGCAGGCCGGCACCTACCGCCTTCCCGAGGCGCAGCTCGACCGGTTCCTGATGAAGGCGTCGATGGGCTACCCCGACCGCGCGGCCACCATCGAGCTGCTCGTCAACGCAGCCGTTCGCGACCGCGCCTCGCTGGTCACGCCGGTCATCACCGCCGAGACGATCGCACAGATGAGCGGCCTGGCCGACCAGGTCTACGTGGACCCGGCCGTCATCGGGTACGTCGCCGAGCTGGCCGAGGAGTCTCGCCGTCAGCCGCACGTCAAGCTCGGCCTGTCGCCCCGTGGTGGTCTGGCCTTCATCCGGGTGGCCAAGACGTGGGCGGCCGCCGACGGCCGCGACCACGTCGTGCCCGACGACATCAAGGAGCTCGCCGAGCCCGTGCTGTGCCACCGCGTGCTGCTCGACGCCGAGGCGCAGTTCAGCGGCGTCACCGTCGAGACCGTGATCAGCCGGCTGCTCGACGCCGTATCCCCGCCGACCGACCGGGTGGCCTGA